A DNA window from Christiangramia salexigens contains the following coding sequences:
- a CDS encoding glycosyltransferase — MNYEFTIIVPVYNEQDCLPHLFDELKAYLGKASVTTKVLFVDDGSSDRSPQLIKEFCLKTDHFNYLLFERNFGKGAALKAAFDHIDTPLLGYLDADLQTYPIDFEKLLPFAGKFDLVTGWRKQRKDTPVKRISSLIGNGVRNFFTKDHMHDTGCPLKIIKTNYAQNIPMFKGLQRFLPAMVLLQDGKIKEVEIPHYPRLAGESKYNFRNRFMGPLLDCFAYVWMKKSYISYKVSEKNE; from the coding sequence ATGAATTACGAGTTCACTATAATCGTTCCTGTTTATAATGAACAGGATTGTCTTCCTCATCTTTTCGATGAATTAAAGGCTTACCTTGGCAAAGCTTCAGTTACAACTAAAGTCTTATTTGTGGATGATGGATCTTCAGATAGGAGTCCACAGCTTATTAAGGAGTTTTGTTTAAAAACAGATCACTTTAATTATTTACTTTTTGAAAGAAATTTCGGAAAAGGTGCAGCGCTTAAAGCTGCATTTGATCATATAGACACTCCTTTGTTGGGTTATCTGGATGCCGATTTACAGACCTATCCGATAGACTTTGAAAAGCTTTTGCCGTTTGCAGGTAAATTTGATCTTGTAACTGGCTGGAGAAAACAAAGAAAAGATACTCCGGTTAAACGAATTTCCTCATTAATAGGTAATGGTGTAAGGAACTTTTTCACCAAAGACCATATGCATGATACCGGGTGCCCATTAAAGATCATAAAAACCAATTACGCTCAAAATATTCCAATGTTTAAGGGCTTACAGCGATTTTTGCCGGCTATGGTACTCTTACAGGATGGTAAGATCAAGGAAGTTGAAATTCCACATTATCCTCGTTTAGCTGGTGAATCCAAATATAATTTCAGGAATCGCTTTATGGGACCTCTTCTGGATTGCTTTGCCTATGTTTGGATGAAAAAGTCTTATATAAGCTATAAAGTTTCGGAAAAAAATGAATAG
- a CDS encoding lipid-A-disaccharide synthase N-terminal domain-containing protein: MNSWLVYGLGFLAQIMFSGRMILQWFLSEKSKKVITPVIFWQLSLIASFLLFVYGYLRDDFAIMLGQALTYFIYIRNLQLQGQWLKLHKFLRIFLWIFPLLIVLYGFNNNEYNAQKLFRNEAIPFWLLLLGSVAQIIFTLRFVFQWVYSERRKISSLPLGFWLLSLLGSGLILIYAIIRKDPVLLAGHGFGVIMYIRNIFIHKNEIKG; the protein is encoded by the coding sequence ATGAATAGCTGGTTGGTCTACGGACTTGGATTTCTGGCGCAGATCATGTTTTCGGGAAGGATGATCCTCCAATGGTTTCTTTCAGAAAAAAGTAAAAAAGTAATTACACCCGTAATTTTCTGGCAATTAAGTTTAATAGCCTCTTTTCTCTTATTTGTTTATGGATATTTAAGAGATGATTTTGCTATTATGTTGGGACAGGCCTTGACCTACTTTATATATATTAGAAACCTGCAGTTACAAGGGCAGTGGTTAAAACTGCATAAATTTCTCCGTATTTTTCTATGGATTTTTCCGCTGCTGATCGTTTTATATGGCTTTAATAATAATGAATACAATGCTCAAAAACTTTTCAGAAATGAAGCTATTCCATTCTGGCTATTGCTACTCGGTTCTGTAGCTCAGATCATTTTCACCTTGAGGTTTGTATTCCAATGGGTCTATTCTGAACGGAGGAAAATATCTTCTTTACCTTTAGGTTTTTGGCTATTAAGCTTATTAGGCTCCGGTCTAATTCTTATTTATGCAATAATTAGAAAAGACCCCGTATTACTTGCAGGTCATGGATTTGGGGTGATTATGTATATTCGAAATATTTTTATTCATAAAAATGAAATTAAGGGATAA
- a CDS encoding ArnT family glycosyltransferase yields the protein MKLRDNYLLLLIFICLAIFFVNLPALPVNIMEARNFVTAREMINLDHWIFTSLNNEPRYEKPPLPTWLTAISMLIFGMKSLFALRLPAAIMGSLTVIFIYKIGLDLTKNRKYSFIAGLIASTSFYILYSGRDGQWDIHTHAYMVMAIYGILKIFRGERSRYLYALISGVLMGFSFLSKGPVSMYALLLPFLIAYAVVFRFNSNKSLWKPITIMVFSAILVSASWSLYVYLFDTNAVSRITEKETGRWLDYNVRPFYYYWSFVIQSGLWTIPSFVALLYPYLKDKVFNKKGYQFTLLWTLASVILLSLIPEKKSRYLLPVLIPMALNTGFYIEYLFRRFDFMQRKEKWVVHFNFGLIALIGILFPVGGLIYFNGQFGETLPWFILTSICLFCIGVLMIFYLNKLRFKAVFYLSIWFIISIIFFGFPMANKVEVNPNFTSVKKVDEYRNNETIALYEFSSFTPEIIWEYGKPIKRLWTGKTYEIPKEDKFLLLSTVQQSKKLDSVFADYSIEKIEEIDMNPVGNKHKERLYRDLYLLSKENKND from the coding sequence ATGAAATTAAGGGATAATTATTTACTGTTATTGATATTTATATGTCTAGCGATATTTTTCGTTAACCTCCCGGCTTTACCTGTGAATATTATGGAGGCCCGTAATTTTGTTACGGCCAGAGAAATGATCAATCTTGATCATTGGATATTTACAAGCCTTAATAATGAACCCAGATATGAGAAGCCACCATTACCAACTTGGTTAACAGCCATTTCTATGTTGATATTTGGAATGAAGAGTCTTTTTGCTCTTCGTCTTCCGGCAGCGATTATGGGTAGTCTTACAGTCATCTTTATTTATAAGATCGGATTGGATCTAACCAAAAACAGAAAGTATTCATTTATAGCTGGTTTAATTGCCTCAACATCCTTTTACATATTATATTCTGGAAGAGATGGTCAATGGGATATACACACTCACGCCTATATGGTCATGGCTATCTACGGAATATTGAAGATTTTTAGAGGAGAAAGATCACGTTATCTCTATGCCTTAATTTCAGGTGTCTTGATGGGTTTCTCATTCCTTAGTAAAGGACCTGTTTCCATGTATGCTCTGCTTTTGCCATTTTTAATAGCTTATGCTGTGGTATTTCGATTTAATTCAAATAAGAGTCTCTGGAAGCCTATAACGATCATGGTGTTTTCAGCAATTTTGGTTTCAGCATCCTGGAGTTTGTATGTCTATTTATTCGATACTAATGCTGTATCCAGGATCACAGAAAAAGAGACCGGGCGCTGGCTGGATTATAATGTGAGACCTTTTTATTATTACTGGAGCTTTGTTATTCAGAGTGGCCTATGGACGATACCGTCCTTTGTTGCCCTTTTATATCCATATTTGAAGGATAAAGTGTTCAATAAGAAAGGCTATCAGTTCACCTTATTATGGACATTAGCTTCTGTTATATTGTTATCGTTGATCCCCGAAAAAAAGTCGAGGTACCTTTTGCCTGTTTTGATTCCTATGGCACTAAATACCGGTTTTTACATTGAATATCTGTTTCGGCGATTTGACTTTATGCAGAGGAAAGAGAAATGGGTTGTACATTTTAATTTTGGCTTAATCGCATTGATAGGAATATTATTTCCAGTTGGTGGACTAATCTATTTCAATGGCCAATTTGGAGAAACGTTACCCTGGTTCATACTAACCTCTATATGTTTATTTTGTATAGGGGTATTAATGATTTTTTACTTAAATAAGCTGCGTTTTAAAGCTGTTTTTTACCTTAGCATTTGGTTTATTATAAGTATCATATTCTTCGGATTTCCGATGGCTAATAAAGTTGAAGTGAATCCAAATTTCACCTCAGTTAAGAAGGTAGATGAATATCGGAATAATGAAACTATCGCCTTGTATGAGTTTAGTAGTTTCACTCCCGAAATCATCTGGGAATATGGTAAACCAATAAAGCGATTATGGACAGGTAAAACTTATGAAATTCCCAAGGAAGATAAATTCCTTTTGTTGTCTACAGTGCAACAATCCAAAAAACTGGATTCTGTTTTTGCTGATTATTCAATTGAAAAGATTGAAGAAATAGATATGAACCCGGTAGGAAATAAGCATAAGGAACGACTGTACAGAGATTTATATTTGTTATCTAAAGAAAATAAGAATGATTAA
- a CDS encoding type I phosphomannose isomerase catalytic subunit has product MINYPIKFNPILQDKIWGGSKLRDILNKDTKRDKVGESWEISGVEGNISVVSNGTEKGKDLKELIKLHKADLLGESIYKRFGDDFPLLIKFIDAKTDLSVQLHPNDELARERHNSFGKTEMWYVLQADKGSKLNIGFKKDLDKREYLDHLENGKITDLLHFEEVQKGDSVFINTGKVHAIGGGVLLAEIQQTSDITYRIYDWDRVDDEGKGRELHTALALDAIDFEKKDDYKLEYNKVKNTSSEVASCEYFTTNYLPVEGTLSKDYSNLDSFIIYMCVDGKTTISIGSNTESLKKGESILIPASSKTVEITGENAELLEVYIK; this is encoded by the coding sequence ATGATTAATTACCCAATAAAATTCAATCCAATACTTCAGGATAAGATCTGGGGTGGCAGTAAACTAAGAGATATACTTAATAAAGATACCAAAAGAGATAAGGTTGGCGAAAGCTGGGAGATCTCAGGGGTAGAAGGAAATATTTCGGTTGTGAGTAATGGGACTGAAAAGGGTAAAGACCTTAAGGAACTTATTAAGCTGCATAAGGCAGATTTATTAGGGGAATCTATCTATAAAAGATTTGGTGATGATTTTCCATTACTTATCAAATTTATAGATGCAAAAACCGACCTTTCAGTACAACTACATCCAAATGATGAATTAGCCAGGGAGAGGCACAATTCCTTTGGAAAAACCGAAATGTGGTATGTGCTGCAGGCCGATAAAGGCTCAAAACTAAATATTGGATTCAAGAAGGATCTGGATAAACGGGAATATTTAGATCATCTGGAAAATGGTAAGATCACCGATTTGCTTCATTTTGAAGAAGTGCAAAAGGGAGATTCCGTATTTATTAATACGGGTAAAGTACATGCGATTGGTGGCGGTGTTCTCTTGGCCGAAATTCAGCAAACTTCAGATATCACATATAGAATTTACGACTGGGATCGTGTAGATGACGAAGGTAAGGGGAGAGAACTACATACAGCCTTAGCCCTGGACGCCATAGATTTCGAAAAAAAGGACGACTATAAATTGGAATATAATAAGGTTAAGAACACCTCCTCTGAAGTAGCATCCTGCGAATATTTTACTACGAATTATTTACCAGTAGAAGGCACGCTTTCCAAAGATTATTCTAATTTGGATTCTTTTATTATCTATATGTGTGTAGATGGCAAAACTACAATTAGCATCGGTAGTAATACTGAAAGCCTCAAGAAAGGTGAAAGCATACTTATTCCTGCATCTTCAAAGACTGTAGAAATAACGGGTGAAAACGCAGAATTATTAGAGGTCTATATTAAATAG
- the mgrA gene encoding L-glyceraldehyde 3-phosphate reductase — MNKYKASENRYEKMKYRRCGKSGIKLPMISLGLWHNFGHNDDFDNARNILRTAFDNGITHFDLANNYGPPYGSAEENFGKIFAEDFKDYRDELIISTKAGWDMWPGPYGNFGSRKYLIASLDQSLKKMGLEYVDIFYHHRPDPETPLEETMGALDQIVRQGKALYVGISQYNAEDTAKAAKILKEQGTPFLIHQPRYNMMDRWVEDGLLDTLEQIGLGSIVFSPLEQGILTSKYLGGIPEDSRAATVGSYLNKEQITPEVLQQIQQLNEIAEKRGQTLAQMAVAWLLKDNRVTSVLVGVSKISQLKDNIAAIQNISFSKEELTKIDSIL, encoded by the coding sequence ATGAATAAATATAAGGCTTCAGAAAACCGTTACGAAAAAATGAAATATCGCAGATGCGGTAAGAGCGGAATTAAATTGCCTATGATCTCTCTTGGCCTCTGGCACAACTTTGGCCACAATGACGATTTTGATAATGCCAGAAATATATTAAGAACTGCATTTGATAATGGAATTACACATTTTGATCTCGCCAATAATTACGGCCCTCCCTATGGTTCTGCTGAAGAAAATTTCGGAAAAATATTTGCCGAAGACTTTAAAGATTATCGAGATGAATTGATAATATCAACCAAAGCAGGTTGGGATATGTGGCCCGGACCCTACGGAAATTTTGGATCTAGAAAATACCTAATCGCCAGTCTGGATCAATCCCTTAAGAAAATGGGTCTGGAATATGTAGACATCTTTTATCACCACAGGCCAGATCCCGAAACACCACTCGAAGAAACCATGGGGGCGCTGGATCAAATCGTTAGGCAAGGTAAAGCTTTATATGTAGGGATTTCGCAATATAATGCTGAAGATACGGCAAAAGCCGCTAAAATACTTAAGGAACAGGGTACTCCGTTTCTAATTCATCAACCGCGATATAATATGATGGACAGGTGGGTTGAAGACGGATTACTTGATACTCTTGAACAAATAGGTCTAGGAAGTATCGTATTTTCGCCTTTGGAACAAGGAATTTTAACTTCTAAATATTTAGGAGGAATTCCGGAAGATTCGCGTGCTGCTACAGTAGGAAGTTATTTAAATAAAGAGCAGATAACACCCGAAGTTCTTCAACAGATTCAGCAATTAAATGAAATTGCAGAGAAAAGAGGTCAAACGCTGGCACAAATGGCAGTAGCGTGGCTTCTGAAAGATAATCGGGTTACTTCTGTATTGGTAGGAGTAAGTAAGATATCACAGTTAAAAGATAATATAGCAGCGATCCAGAATATCTCCTTTAGCAAAGAGGAATTAACAAAGATCGATTCTATATTATAA
- a CDS encoding PAS domain-containing hybrid sensor histidine kinase/response regulator: MSQNSHSKYMNYSYESAEELYEEAPCGYVSFSSNGTIYNLNKTLLDWLGYQKEELVEKKKFQDLFKIGGKIFFETHFFPLIRIQGFVNEINFDVVKKDKTSIPTLINVKEIKGSSTESNRYRATIFDITDRKKYEKELLNAKLKAESASKAKAEFLATMSHEIRTPLNAIHGIANLIAKTPLNEQQREYSDILKLSSENLLGLINNLLDLSKIESKEVSLEKKSFSLRTLTDALMHTFEVKCREKGVELRSHIDDEIPEFISGDPIKLNQILINLIGNAIKFTSKGFISLEILLKEKMDTNALLEFKVRDTGIGIPEEKIPRIFQEFSQASYDISLEYGGTGLGLTICQKLLKLHDSSMEVNSEPGKGSEFSFEIEYDIYNEYNPTASKLFEEVEDKLFDAARVLVVEDNPINVFVISEYLKEWKLNYDTADNGQKAINAVKENEYDIILMDIHMPVMNGFEAASSIRSLHLNKQPIILALSATSKEHIQEKLSHSGIDDYISKPFGPEDLFKVLTHYLKSYDNPKPKFKENLEIKTHETKKQKNDSSENLKREPSFNLERLVKMANNRSEFLEKFIHNTSISFEDYLKDFEIACLERSHEKTGELIHKITMSVYYIQANRLNSSLSDFRESVKSGEFTSCELQTKSDEIKKEFQTIIRGLRATDAESLLKNF, from the coding sequence ATGAGTCAAAATTCCCATTCAAAATATATGAATTATTCCTATGAGTCGGCGGAAGAACTTTATGAAGAAGCCCCTTGCGGCTATGTTTCCTTTTCTTCCAATGGGACCATATATAACCTTAATAAAACTTTACTCGACTGGTTAGGATACCAAAAAGAGGAACTGGTAGAAAAGAAGAAGTTTCAGGATCTTTTTAAAATAGGTGGGAAAATATTCTTTGAAACGCATTTCTTTCCATTAATCCGAATTCAGGGTTTTGTGAATGAGATCAACTTTGATGTGGTAAAAAAAGACAAAACCTCCATCCCTACTCTAATCAACGTCAAAGAGATCAAAGGTTCTTCAACGGAATCTAACCGCTACAGGGCAACAATTTTTGATATAACTGACAGGAAAAAGTACGAGAAGGAATTACTCAACGCCAAGCTTAAAGCAGAAAGTGCCTCAAAGGCTAAAGCTGAATTTTTGGCTACGATGAGCCATGAAATAAGAACTCCTCTAAACGCTATTCATGGTATTGCAAATCTTATCGCTAAAACACCTCTTAATGAACAGCAGCGTGAATACTCTGACATATTAAAATTATCTTCCGAAAATCTTCTGGGGTTGATCAACAATTTACTTGACTTGAGCAAAATTGAATCAAAGGAGGTTAGTTTAGAAAAAAAATCTTTTTCTCTGCGAACTCTTACAGATGCTCTCATGCATACTTTTGAAGTTAAGTGTAGGGAAAAAGGTGTCGAGTTACGTTCCCATATTGATGATGAGATTCCGGAATTCATCTCTGGTGATCCAATCAAATTGAATCAAATCCTCATTAATTTGATAGGGAATGCAATAAAATTTACTTCTAAAGGCTTCATTTCTCTCGAAATTCTTTTAAAGGAAAAAATGGATACTAATGCCCTTCTGGAATTTAAAGTTAGAGATACGGGCATAGGGATACCAGAAGAAAAAATTCCCAGGATCTTTCAGGAATTTTCTCAGGCCAGTTATGATATTAGTTTGGAATATGGTGGAACCGGACTTGGCTTAACGATTTGTCAAAAGCTTCTCAAATTACATGACTCTTCCATGGAAGTGAATAGTGAGCCCGGTAAAGGTTCTGAATTTTCATTTGAAATAGAATACGATATCTACAACGAATATAACCCCACAGCCAGTAAACTTTTCGAAGAGGTCGAGGATAAACTTTTTGATGCAGCACGCGTATTAGTCGTTGAAGATAATCCAATAAATGTCTTTGTTATTTCCGAATATTTAAAAGAATGGAAATTAAACTATGATACTGCAGATAATGGGCAGAAAGCAATAAATGCAGTAAAAGAAAATGAATACGATATAATTCTTATGGATATTCATATGCCTGTTATGAATGGATTTGAAGCTGCATCCAGTATACGTAGTTTGCATTTAAACAAGCAACCAATCATTCTAGCACTTTCTGCAACCAGCAAGGAGCATATTCAGGAAAAACTCAGTCATTCCGGTATTGATGATTATATAAGTAAACCTTTTGGTCCAGAAGACCTCTTCAAAGTTTTGACTCATTATCTTAAGTCCTATGACAATCCGAAACCTAAATTTAAAGAAAACCTGGAAATAAAAACTCATGAGACTAAAAAGCAGAAAAATGACAGCAGTGAAAATTTAAAGAGAGAACCATCTTTTAATCTTGAGCGCCTAGTAAAAATGGCGAATAACAGATCTGAATTTTTAGAGAAGTTCATCCATAACACTTCTATTTCCTTTGAAGATTATTTAAAAGATTTCGAGATAGCTTGTTTGGAAAGGAGTCATGAAAAAACAGGTGAATTAATTCACAAGATCACAATGTCTGTTTACTATATTCAGGCAAACCGATTAAATTCTTCACTTAGTGATTTCCGAGAATCTGTTAAATCAGGAGAATTCACCTCATGTGAGCTCCAAACCAAATCAGATGAAATCAAAAAAGAATTTCAAACGATAATAAGGGGATTGCGGGCAACAGATGCCGAGAGTCTTTTAAAAAATTTTTAG
- a CDS encoding alpha/beta fold hydrolase, protein MSVKSQTNIVKRNNIKIKGKGTQPMIFAHGYGCDQNMWRFIVPAFEEDYKIILFDHVGAGNSDAKAYSKDKYSSLKGYAEDILEICDALQLEDVILVGHSVSSMIAVLAANKKPSIFSKLILIGPSPRYINENSYKGGFEREDIDELMEALDSNYLGWSNNMAPVIMGTNNKAELGEELANSFCRTDPEIAKHFASVTFLSDNREDLTKVKVPSLILQCSEDVLAPLVVGEYIHENIQNSSLRVLKATGHCPNLSAPEETIEVMKDYLEKSS, encoded by the coding sequence ATGTCTGTAAAATCACAAACTAATATTGTTAAACGCAACAATATCAAAATCAAGGGTAAAGGTACCCAGCCCATGATATTTGCTCACGGATATGGCTGTGACCAGAATATGTGGAGGTTTATAGTACCTGCCTTTGAAGAAGACTATAAAATAATTCTTTTTGATCATGTAGGTGCGGGTAATTCTGATGCTAAGGCTTATTCAAAAGATAAATACAGTAGTCTTAAAGGTTATGCAGAGGATATCCTGGAAATTTGTGATGCTTTGCAGCTGGAAGATGTCATATTAGTTGGGCACTCGGTAAGTTCTATGATTGCGGTATTAGCTGCAAATAAAAAACCCTCCATATTTTCTAAACTTATTTTAATAGGTCCTTCTCCAAGATACATAAATGAGAACAGCTATAAAGGTGGTTTTGAACGAGAAGATATAGATGAGTTAATGGAAGCTTTAGACAGCAACTACCTTGGATGGTCTAATAACATGGCGCCTGTTATCATGGGAACAAATAATAAAGCCGAATTAGGTGAAGAATTAGCAAATAGTTTTTGCCGAACAGATCCGGAAATTGCCAAACATTTCGCATCTGTGACTTTTTTATCTGATAACAGGGAAGATCTTACCAAGGTAAAGGTGCCTTCGTTGATCTTACAATGCTCTGAAGATGTCCTGGCTCCTTTGGTAGTAGGAGAATATATTCATGAAAATATACAGAACAGTAGCCTACGAGTTTTAAAAGCGACTGGTCACTGTCCAAATCTTAGCGCTCCGGAAGAAACTATCGAGGTTATGAAAGATTACCTCGAAAAATCTTCTTAA
- a CDS encoding NAD(P)/FAD-dependent oxidoreductase, translating into MKKTTDILIIGAGPSGMVAAGYLNQHNISIQVVEKQKFPRFTIGESLIPRCMDNFEEAGLLDILKSRKYQKKYGARFIKKDKVAEFDFSKKFGIGWDWTWQVPRADFDYSLAREIESRGVDISYNTKVISVNRSNELWTVDLVNQAGNTSTIQCKFIIDASGNGRVLAKQLDLEAPPKVDGHSSIFTHIKEESRPQGKEGELITFEIIDHETWFWYIPFSDGTTSLGFVGPDFWIDQFSESTEVSFGEMLKETSYYQERFDHYDFLFTPVKLRNIAKNVTTTHGEGFVLTGNSAEFLDPVFSSGVAFATESGLLAAKLSLRQLRGVKVNWDLEYAEYINRGVEVFSTYVKEWYSGKLQDIFFFPEQDPAIKEQICSVLAGYVWDKSNPFVRNHARRLKNLHQLIKPKKIL; encoded by the coding sequence ATGAAAAAGACAACCGACATATTGATTATTGGAGCTGGTCCATCGGGAATGGTTGCGGCGGGATATCTAAATCAGCATAATATTTCCATACAGGTGGTTGAAAAACAGAAGTTCCCCAGATTCACCATAGGGGAAAGTCTTATTCCCAGATGCATGGATAACTTCGAAGAAGCTGGCTTACTGGATATTTTGAAAAGCAGAAAGTATCAGAAAAAATATGGAGCCCGGTTTATAAAAAAAGATAAAGTGGCGGAATTCGATTTTAGTAAAAAGTTCGGCATTGGCTGGGACTGGACCTGGCAAGTACCCAGAGCAGATTTTGATTACAGCTTAGCCAGAGAAATAGAATCCCGCGGGGTTGATATTAGTTATAATACAAAAGTTATTTCAGTAAATAGAAGTAATGAACTCTGGACGGTAGATCTGGTCAATCAAGCTGGAAACACTTCAACTATACAATGTAAATTTATAATAGATGCCAGTGGAAATGGAAGGGTTCTTGCCAAACAATTAGATCTGGAAGCACCTCCTAAAGTAGATGGACATTCCTCTATTTTCACGCACATCAAAGAGGAATCAAGACCACAAGGAAAGGAAGGCGAACTCATAACTTTTGAAATCATAGATCACGAAACCTGGTTTTGGTATATCCCCTTTTCCGATGGTACAACAAGTCTGGGATTTGTAGGACCTGATTTCTGGATAGATCAATTTTCAGAATCCACAGAAGTGTCTTTTGGTGAAATGCTGAAAGAAACTTCTTATTATCAGGAAAGATTTGATCATTATGATTTTCTATTTACTCCCGTGAAACTTAGAAATATTGCTAAGAATGTTACCACTACCCACGGCGAAGGTTTTGTACTAACCGGAAATTCTGCGGAGTTCCTGGATCCTGTATTCTCTTCGGGTGTAGCTTTCGCAACGGAATCGGGATTACTAGCAGCGAAGTTGTCCTTACGTCAACTAAGAGGCGTAAAGGTTAACTGGGATCTGGAATATGCCGAATATATCAACCGCGGTGTGGAAGTCTTTTCTACATATGTAAAAGAATGGTATTCAGGCAAATTGCAGGATATCTTCTTTTTCCCGGAACAGGATCCGGCAATTAAAGAACAAATTTGTTCAGTCCTGGCTGGATATGTTTGGGATAAATCCAATCCGTTTGTTCGAAATCATGCAAGAAGATTGAAAAATCTTCATCAGCTTATAAAGCCTAAAAAAATTCTATAA
- a CDS encoding HAL/PAL/TAL family ammonia-lyase, with translation MLNLENTLDFNDFYKVLFENEQVEITGPTIKKLEDSFNFLKSFSRNKIIYGVNTGFGPMAQYKIEEKDRHQLQYNLIRSHCSGAGQLMEPLDIKALMLARLNTLCLGKSGIHPSVATTMLRMINENVYPVIFEHGGVGASGDLVQLAHLALVLIGEGEVLYKGERQATKKVFEELNIKPIQVEIREGLALMNGTSAMTGIGIVNLIHAKRLLNWSVFCSSVINEIVQAYDDHISLELNSSKLHKGQQSIAELMRVHLSDSGLTRNRNEHLYSGKAENNTHFKEKVQEYYSLRCVPQVLGPVYDTIENSLGILIEEVNSANDNPIIDVDTEHVYHGGNFHGDYISLEMDKLRLVMTKTSMLAERQLNYLLNHRLNDILPAFVNLGQLGLNFGMQGAQFTAVSTTAENQMLSNSMYVHSIPNNNDNQDIVSMGANSANLTRKVIDNCYEVISTELATIVQALYYLDFDDRLSSATISKLKELRNLMPKIENDRVLYDEIKGIKEFLKHNEAY, from the coding sequence ATGCTGAATTTAGAAAATACACTGGATTTCAATGATTTTTATAAGGTTCTGTTTGAAAATGAACAAGTTGAAATTACCGGGCCAACAATAAAAAAACTAGAGGATAGCTTTAATTTCCTAAAAAGTTTCTCTAGGAATAAGATTATTTATGGTGTGAATACGGGTTTTGGACCTATGGCTCAATATAAGATCGAGGAGAAGGACAGGCACCAGTTGCAATACAATCTTATTAGAAGTCACTGCAGTGGAGCGGGACAATTGATGGAGCCTTTGGATATAAAGGCATTAATGCTGGCCCGTTTGAATACGCTGTGCCTGGGTAAATCTGGAATTCATCCATCTGTGGCAACTACTATGCTCAGAATGATCAATGAGAATGTATATCCTGTGATCTTTGAACATGGTGGAGTTGGTGCATCGGGTGATCTGGTGCAGTTAGCTCATCTTGCACTTGTTCTAATAGGTGAAGGAGAAGTTTTATATAAGGGTGAAAGACAAGCAACCAAAAAGGTATTTGAAGAGCTAAATATTAAGCCCATACAGGTCGAAATCCGTGAAGGATTAGCTTTGATGAATGGAACTTCTGCAATGACCGGAATTGGTATAGTAAATTTAATTCACGCGAAAAGGCTTTTAAATTGGTCTGTTTTCTGTAGCTCTGTGATCAATGAGATCGTTCAGGCTTATGATGATCATATTTCACTAGAGCTCAATTCGTCCAAGCTTCATAAAGGTCAGCAATCCATTGCAGAATTAATGAGGGTTCATCTTTCCGATTCTGGATTAACCCGCAATCGAAACGAACATCTTTATAGCGGGAAAGCCGAAAACAACACTCATTTTAAAGAAAAGGTTCAGGAATATTATAGTCTAAGATGTGTACCTCAGGTATTGGGGCCGGTATATGATACGATAGAGAATTCTCTGGGTATATTGATAGAAGAGGTTAACTCTGCCAACGATAACCCTATAATCGATGTAGATACCGAGCATGTTTACCACGGTGGTAATTTTCATGGGGATTATATCTCGCTGGAAATGGATAAACTCAGACTGGTAATGACCAAAACTTCTATGCTGGCTGAAAGACAGTTAAACTACCTGTTAAATCATCGTTTGAATGATATTCTTCCGGCATTTGTTAACCTTGGTCAACTAGGGCTCAATTTCGGCATGCAAGGAGCGCAATTCACGGCAGTATCAACTACGGCTGAAAATCAAATGCTATCCAACTCTATGTACGTTCATAGCATTCCTAATAATAACGATAATCAGGACATTGTAAGTATGGGAGCAAATTCGGCTAATTTGACCAGAAAAGTGATCGATAACTGTTATGAAGTGATTTCGACAGAATTAGCCACGATAGTTCAGGCTTTATATTATTTGGATTTTGATGATAGATTATCATCCGCAACAATTTCTAAATTAAAGGAGCTTAGGAATTTGATGCCGAAAATTGAAAATGACAGGGTTCTTTATGATGAAATAAAGGGAATTAAAGAATTTTTGAAACATAACGAAGCTTACTAA